The Drosophila nasuta strain 15112-1781.00 chromosome 2L, ASM2355853v1, whole genome shotgun sequence genome window below encodes:
- the LOC132783398 gene encoding LOW QUALITY PROTEIN: protein Dr1 (The sequence of the model RefSeq protein was modified relative to this genomic sequence to represent the inferred CDS: deleted 2 bases in 1 codon), with product MSNPQEELLPPSAEDDELTLPRASINKIIKELVPTVRVANESRELILNCCSEFIHLISSEANEVCNQRSKKTINAEHVLEALDRLGFRDYKQEAEAVLHDCKEVAAKRRRQSTRLENLGIPEEELLRQQQELFAKAREEQAREEQQQWISMQAAAVQQSNNALIQRQQQSDVRKPSEDDDDDDDDDY from the exons ATGTCAAATCCCCAGGAGGAGCTTCTGCCGCCCAGTGCTGAGGACGATGAGTTGACACTACCACGTGCCAgcatcaacaaaataataaaggaGCTGGTGCCCACAGTGCGAGTAGCCAACGAAAGTCGcgaattgattttaaattgttgttccGAGTTCATCCACCTGATCAGTTCGGAGGCGAACGAAGTTTGCAATCAgcgcagc aaaaaaaccattaaTGCGGAACACGTGCTAGAAGCACTAGATCGTCTGGGCTTCCGCGATTACAAGCAGGAGGCCGAGGCTGTGCTCCACGATTGCAAGGAAGTAGCTGCAAAGCGACGTCGCCAGAGCACGCGACTCGAGAATCTTGGCATTCCCGAAGAGGAGCTACTGCGTCAACAGCAGGAGTTGTTTGCCAAAGCGCGCGAGGAGCAGGCACGcgaagagcaacaacaatggattAGCATGCAGGCAGCCGCTGTTCAGCAGAGCAACAATGCTTTAatacagcgacaacagcagtcGGACGTCCGAAAACCCAGTgaagatgacgatgatgacgacgacgatgactaCTAA
- the LOC132799051 gene encoding probable tRNA(His) guanylyltransferase yields the protein MQFYALKSTVLKVLCSRINLAPICKRNMACSRYEYVKSYELDDRILPNVWIVIRIDGKKFHKFSNAHKFEKPNDINALNLMNAAGIAVMKEFRDIVLAYGQSDEYSFVFRKDTTAYKRRASKLLTYVTSLFSSSYVMSWPQWMDRQLSYAPCFDGRIVLYPTDENLRDYLSWRQADVHVNNLYNTAFWKLVLQSGLTNQQAEERLRGTFSADKNELLFQEFGINYNSLPPMFRKGTILLRKRVVQSEGDDQEKGSQAIVPMHDDLIREQFWREHTEILSKYVPGKYVSPSVVPRLLKMQLSEESQLVKATMS from the exons AACCTAGCGCCAATTTGTAAACGCAACATGGCGTGTAGCAGATATGAGTACGTTAAATCCTACGAGCTGGACGACAGAATATTGCCCAACGTGTGGATCGTGATACGTATCGATGGCAAGAAGTTTCACAAGTTTTCGAACgcgcataaatttgaaaaaccTAATGATATCAACG CGCTAAATTTGATGAATGCAGCGGGAATTGCTGTGATGAAGGAATTTCGTGACATTGTCCTCGCCTATGGCCAAAGTGATGAATACTCCTTTGTATTCCGCAAGGATACGACAGCCTATAAACGGCGTGCCTCAAAGCTGCTTACCTATGTTACCAGTCTTTTTTCCAGCAGCTACGTCATGAGCTGGCCACAATGGATGGATCGCCAATTATCGTATGCCCCCTGTTTTGACGGTCGCATCGTTTTGTATCCGACAGATGAAAATCTACGCGATTATCTAAGCTGGCGTCAGGCGGACGTGCATGTCAACAATCTATATAACACAGCGTTTTGGAAACTTGTGCTACAATCGGGTCTAACTAATCAGCAGGCTGAGGAGCGCCTGCGTGGCACATTCTCAGCAGATAAGAATGAGCTGTTGTTCCAAGAGTTCGGCATTAACTACAACAGTTTACCGCCCATGTTTCGTAAGGGCACAATTCTGTTGCGCAAGCGAGTTGTGCAATCTGAGGGTGACGATCAGGAGAAAGGTAGTCAGGCTATTGTGCCTATGCACGATGATTTAATACGTGAACAGTTCTGGCGAGAGCATACAGAAATCCTGAGCAAATACGTACCAGGCAAGTATGTGAGTCCCTCAGTCGTGCCCAGACTGCTTAAGATGCAGTTGTCCGAGGAGTCTCAATTGGTCAAGGCGACTATGAGCTGA
- the LOC132783396 gene encoding ankyrin repeat domain-containing protein 49, whose translation MGDYDSDDEKSQIEKLRNVKVPKGMFVSGWDDDSDELIQEDKNPQASIDRMILWAVNENRISEVREILELDGDTVNARDDDGYTPLHRACYNNFVDIAKLLLQYQANPNARTELGWTPLHSACKWNNADCAQLLLQFGADVNAESDGQQTPLHITSTVSNCRNTATVLLLDRNIEARKENNSEETAAVIARRNGMSYVIFESGHEAYDCNTGLLD comes from the exons atggGTGATTACGATTCAGATgatgaaaaatcacaaattgaaaagctgCGCAATGTCAAGGTACCGAAAGGAATGTTTGTTAGCGGTTGGGATGATGACTCCGACGAGCTGATCCAGGAAGACAAAAATCCTCAAG CAAGCATTGATCGCATGATACTTTGGGCTGTCAATGAAAATCGCATAAGTGAGGTGCGCGAAATCCTGGAACTAGATGGTGACACCGTTAATGCCCGGGACGATGACGGCTACACGCCGTTGCATCGGGCTTGCTACAACAACTTTGTTGATATTGCcaaattgctgttgcaatATCAGGCAAATCCCAACGCCCGCACAGAGCTGGGCTGGACGCCATTGCATTCGGCATGCAAATGGAACAATGCTGATTGTGCACAACTGCTGCTACAATTTGGTGCCGATGTTAACGCCGAGTCGGATGGCCAGCAGACGCCATTACACATCACTTCAACTGTGTCCAACTGTCGCAATACAGCAACCGTGCTATTGCTTGATCGCAATATCGAGGCTCGCAAGGAAAACAACAGCGAGGAGACGGCCGCTGTCATAGCACGCAGGAATGGCATGAGCTATGTCATCTTTGAGAGTGGTCATGAAGCCTACGACTGCAACACGGGACTACTCGACTAG
- the LOC132783397 gene encoding dynactin subunit 5: protein MEIADSYYSKDEYVETASGNKVSRHTVLCGSQNIVLNGKVIVQSGAIIRGDLANVRTGRYCVISKNSVIRPPYKQFSKGIAFFPMHIGDHVFIGEGAVVSAAIIGSFVYIGKNAIIGRRCTLKDCCVIEDGAVLPPETTVSSYMRYTSKGTIEGGQGNPYFVPAAMQDEMANYTKSFYEHFVRTPLPASIKT from the exons ATGGAAATCGCAGACTCTTATTATAGTAAAGATGAATACGTTGAAACG GCCTCTGGAAATAAAGTTAGTCGTCATACAGTGCTCTGCGGCTCCCAGAACATTGTGCTCAACGGCAAAGTGATTGTTCAAAGCGGTGCCATCATACGAGGTGACTTGGCAAACGTTCGTACTGGGCGATACTGTGTAATAAGCAAAAACTCTGTGATACGACCACCATACAAGCAGTTTAGCAAGGGCATCGCATTCTTTCCAATGCACATTGGAGATCATGTTTTCATTGGCGAAGGTGCCGTGGTGTCTGCGGCAATTATTGGCTCCTTTGTGTATATTGGTAAAAATGCCATTATT GGACGCCGTTGTACGTTGAAGGACTGCTGTGTGATTGAAGATGGTGCAGTTTTGCCACCGGAGACGACAGTATCCAGTTACATGCGATATACATCCAAAGGTACCATTGAGGGAGGCCAGGGCAATCCATATTTTGTGCCCGCAGCCATGCAGGATGAAATGGCCAACTATACAAAGTCATTTTATGAGCACTTTGTGCGTACTCCGTTGCCTGCGAGTATAAAGACTTAA